From Nitrospirota bacterium, one genomic window encodes:
- a CDS encoding DUF1499 domain-containing protein, whose protein sequence is MSARILAACPSSPNCVSTLAQDVGHAIAPIRYHKSRAEAKEALKAAVQSLPRTKLVEEDDFYLHYEFTSLLLRFVDDAEFLFDDETKTLHFRSASRTGYSDLGANRTRMEQIRTLVGETL, encoded by the coding sequence ATGAGCGCTCGCATTTTAGCGGCCTGTCCCTCCAGTCCTAACTGTGTCTCGACTCTAGCTCAGGATGTGGGCCATGCCATCGCGCCCATTCGCTACCACAAGTCTCGGGCGGAGGCGAAGGAGGCGTTGAAAGCAGCGGTTCAGTCGCTGCCACGCACCAAGCTCGTCGAAGAGGACGACTTCTACCTGCACTACGAATTCACCAGCCTGTTACTCCGGTTCGTCGATGATGCCGAGTTTCTCTTCGACGACGAGACGAAGACCCTCCATTTCCGCTCTGCATCACGGACCGGCTACAGCGACCTGGGCGCCAATCGCACGCGCATGGAGCAGATCCGTACCCTCGTGGGGGAAACGCTCTAG
- a CDS encoding PilZ domain-containing protein: MGFKRKGSRVEVSRGGRLQRGALSAPCKVLDVSETGVKIESRLFVKSGDALQLAVELDQGRTLTCGLQVVHVRSPKFGATITSISPEDRERLAHILDDHVQSNFSRR, from the coding sequence ATGGGGTTTAAACGAAAAGGGTCACGGGTTGAAGTCAGCCGGGGCGGGCGACTGCAGCGGGGGGCTCTCTCAGCGCCCTGTAAGGTTCTGGACGTCAGCGAGACAGGGGTCAAGATTGAAAGCCGCTTGTTCGTGAAGAGCGGCGATGCACTCCAGCTCGCGGTCGAACTCGATCAGGGGAGAACGCTGACGTGCGGCTTGCAAGTCGTCCATGTGCGTTCCCCAAAGTTCGGCGCGACGATTACCTCGATCAGCCCGGAGGACAGGGAGCGATTGGCCCATATCCTGGACGATCACGTGCAGAGTAATTTCTCCCGCCGGTAA
- a CDS encoding SCP2 sterol-binding domain-containing protein, which yields MKPTTIQDFFKLLPGKLDADAAEDVDAVYQFDLSGVQGGQYILTIRGGVCQVSDGMHEDPHVSLSMSGEDCIKILKGQLSGPAVAMSGRLKISGDIGLAMQLKALFPSLG from the coding sequence ATGAAGCCAACCACCATTCAAGACTTTTTTAAGCTGCTTCCCGGCAAGCTCGACGCAGATGCGGCCGAGGATGTCGATGCGGTCTATCAATTCGACTTGAGCGGCGTCCAGGGCGGCCAGTACATTCTCACGATCCGGGGTGGGGTCTGTCAGGTGTCCGACGGGATGCACGAGGATCCGCACGTCTCGCTCTCGATGAGCGGGGAGGATTGCATCAAGATTTTAAAGGGCCAGCTGAGCGGACCGGCCGTCGCCATGTCCGGGCGGCTCAAGATCAGCGGAGACATCGGCTTGGCGATGCAACTGAAGGCGCTCTTCCCTTCCCTCGGCTAA
- a CDS encoding efflux RND transporter permease subunit, translating to MWLTLLALRNRIGILMLSLAMVLLGATSLQRLPVDLFPQIQVPVAFVGVIYKGAPPLDIEQSVVYPIEKAVSSASNVEHVESFAKQGIGAVQIWFNWGADINVGQMEVMQRVTQILNSLPPGILQPFIVKFDISNIPVSFVTVSSDDLDERALYDLAYNTIAPQIEQIADVAAATVEGGKIRQININLDPALLNARSLSILDVVKSVKAANLILPSGDIKAGNLDYNVFTNNQFRTVDPIQDVIVKVNSQGSPVRVRDVGTVTDSSDIQTNIVRTDGTRAVYLRVNKQPIANTVQVVDALRKALPKMVGIPSGVKLGISFDQSVYIRQSIGNLIEQALHGSLLAAAVILIFLRNLTSTLIISVAIPLSIMVTFIVLYFSGQTLNVFTLGGLALGIGRLVDDSIVELENIQRHLNTTPRRWNAILEAAREVAMPILASTITTVVVFLPIFFVVGIARLLLIPLTITIAISLFTSFFVSRTVTPALCYKFLKAEQESHKSMPSWFVRLMDWSRDRYESLDKGYEGSLRWVLAHRTLFIGGVLLFFVASLALVPKIGTEFLPVSDESQFRIVLRAPVGQRVEKTEQQVAEVERVLRAQIPAEELETMVSSTGVLVQGRSSLFNPNTGPHTSVISVYLVSPDKRTRNQVQIMNEVRPKVVKLFPGVAMFFDPGGLVKRVTSFGSQKSVDVEIYGYDFEKARGVIREVETLMHQIPGLADIEVSREENYPEVNVVVDREKAALLGISETDVANAVLFSLNGNGQTDPIIYTDPQNGNEYYISAWLAEEHRKDLTDIENIVLTAKTGEPVLLKNVASLKLNAGPVKIERKYFQRVVHLTANPVNRDLGAIATDLEEGLAKIQLPTGFSIKLAGQIQQQKETFEGLLFATILALVLVYMVMAAQFKSLIDPFVIMFSVPMGFPGVILILFLTDTTLSTTSMMGIIMMLGIVVSNGVLLVDYTNVLRRRGRELHDAAITAARTRLRPILMTSLATVVGLLPMAIGWGTGGETNAPLARTVVGGLSVSTILTLFLVPTIYVILEERFPRHKDEASEQDTDWMPAEPGQAPISR from the coding sequence ATGTGGCTAACCCTCCTCGCACTGCGCAATCGTATCGGCATCCTGATGCTGTCCCTTGCCATGGTGCTCCTGGGCGCCACCTCTCTGCAGCGACTGCCGGTCGATCTCTTCCCTCAGATTCAGGTGCCGGTGGCCTTCGTTGGGGTCATTTATAAAGGAGCCCCGCCGCTCGACATCGAACAGAGCGTCGTCTATCCCATCGAGAAAGCTGTCAGTTCTGCCTCGAACGTCGAGCATGTCGAGTCGTTTGCGAAACAGGGCATCGGCGCGGTGCAGATCTGGTTCAACTGGGGCGCAGACATCAACGTCGGCCAGATGGAGGTGATGCAACGGGTGACGCAAATCCTGAACAGCCTGCCACCAGGTATTTTGCAACCCTTCATCGTGAAGTTCGACATCTCAAACATTCCCGTCTCCTTCGTGACCGTCTCCAGCGACGATCTCGATGAACGGGCCCTCTACGACCTGGCCTACAATACGATTGCGCCGCAAATCGAACAGATTGCGGATGTCGCCGCCGCCACTGTGGAAGGCGGGAAGATCCGCCAGATCAACATCAACCTCGACCCGGCCCTCTTGAACGCCCGGAGCCTCTCGATCCTCGACGTGGTCAAGTCCGTGAAAGCCGCCAACCTCATCCTTCCATCGGGCGACATCAAAGCCGGCAATCTGGACTATAACGTCTTCACCAACAATCAATTCCGCACGGTCGACCCGATCCAAGACGTCATCGTGAAGGTCAATTCTCAGGGCAGCCCTGTGCGTGTGCGGGATGTCGGGACCGTGACCGACTCGTCGGATATTCAGACCAACATCGTCCGGACGGACGGAACCAGAGCCGTCTACTTACGCGTCAATAAACAGCCCATCGCCAACACCGTGCAGGTGGTGGATGCGCTGCGCAAGGCTCTGCCGAAGATGGTGGGCATTCCGTCCGGCGTGAAACTGGGCATTTCCTTCGACCAATCGGTCTACATCCGCCAATCGATCGGCAACCTCATCGAGCAGGCGCTCCACGGATCGTTGCTGGCTGCAGCCGTCATCCTCATTTTCCTCCGCAATCTCACGAGCACCCTGATCATTTCCGTCGCCATTCCCCTCTCGATCATGGTGACCTTCATCGTGCTCTACTTCTCCGGACAAACGCTGAACGTCTTCACGCTGGGTGGCCTGGCCCTCGGGATCGGCCGGCTCGTCGACGACTCTATTGTGGAGCTTGAAAACATTCAGCGCCACCTCAACACGACGCCTCGACGCTGGAACGCGATCCTGGAGGCGGCCCGCGAGGTGGCGATGCCCATTTTGGCCTCGACGATCACCACGGTCGTCGTCTTCCTTCCGATCTTCTTCGTCGTCGGCATTGCCCGCTTGCTCTTGATCCCCCTCACCATCACGATCGCCATCTCGCTGTTCACGTCCTTTTTCGTCTCGCGCACGGTCACCCCGGCGCTCTGCTATAAATTCCTCAAGGCGGAACAGGAATCGCACAAGTCGATGCCGTCGTGGTTCGTCCGTCTGATGGATTGGAGCCGCGACCGGTATGAATCCCTGGACAAAGGCTATGAGGGGTCGCTTCGTTGGGTCCTGGCCCATCGCACGCTCTTCATCGGCGGCGTCCTGCTCTTCTTCGTCGCCTCGCTCGCGCTGGTGCCCAAGATCGGAACGGAATTTTTGCCGGTGTCGGATGAGAGCCAGTTCCGCATCGTGCTCCGGGCGCCGGTCGGGCAACGGGTGGAGAAAACCGAGCAGCAAGTGGCCGAGGTCGAACGGGTGCTGCGGGCGCAGATCCCCGCCGAGGAACTGGAAACGATGGTCTCCAGCACCGGCGTCTTGGTGCAAGGCCGATCCTCCCTCTTCAATCCGAACACCGGCCCCCATACGTCGGTCATCTCCGTCTATCTCGTGTCGCCGGATAAACGGACGCGGAACCAAGTGCAAATCATGAACGAGGTGAGGCCCAAGGTCGTCAAGCTGTTTCCAGGCGTCGCGATGTTTTTCGATCCGGGCGGGCTCGTTAAACGGGTCACCAGTTTCGGGTCGCAGAAGTCCGTCGACGTGGAGATCTACGGCTACGATTTCGAGAAAGCCCGTGGGGTGATCAGGGAAGTCGAAACGCTGATGCACCAGATACCGGGTCTGGCCGACATCGAAGTCAGCCGCGAGGAGAACTACCCGGAGGTCAACGTGGTGGTGGATCGTGAGAAGGCCGCCCTCCTCGGAATCAGCGAAACGGACGTGGCCAATGCCGTGCTCTTCTCACTCAACGGCAACGGCCAAACCGACCCCATCATCTACACCGACCCGCAAAACGGGAATGAATACTACATCAGCGCCTGGCTCGCAGAGGAGCACCGGAAAGATCTCACAGACATCGAAAACATCGTTCTGACCGCCAAGACCGGAGAGCCGGTTCTGCTCAAAAACGTGGCCTCGCTTAAGCTCAATGCCGGCCCGGTGAAGATCGAGCGCAAATATTTTCAGCGGGTCGTCCATCTGACGGCCAACCCCGTGAACCGGGACCTTGGCGCCATCGCAACCGATCTGGAGGAAGGCCTGGCCAAAATTCAACTCCCGACCGGCTTCAGCATCAAGTTGGCCGGGCAGATCCAACAACAGAAAGAAACCTTCGAGGGACTGTTGTTTGCCACGATCCTGGCCCTGGTTCTCGTCTATATGGTGATGGCTGCGCAGTTCAAATCGCTGATCGATCCCTTCGTCATCATGTTTTCGGTCCCGATGGGCTTCCCGGGCGTGATCCTGATCCTCTTCCTGACCGATACGACCCTCTCCACCACGTCGATGATGGGCATCATCATGATGTTGGGTATCGTCGTCTCAAACGGCGTCCTGCTGGTGGATTACACGAACGTCCTGCGGCGAAGAGGGCGGGAACTGCACGATGCGGCAATCACGGCGGCGCGGACGAGGCTCCGGCCTATCCTGATGACCTCCCTGGCCACGGTGGTCGGACTACTTCCTATGGCCATCGGCTGGGGAACCGGCGGTGAAACGAACGCTCCCCTGGCACGCACGGTCGTTGGAGGCCTCAGCGTCTCGACGATCCTCACACTCTTTCTCGTCCCGACGATCTATGTGATTTTAGAAGAACGATTTCCCCGCCATAAGGACGAGGCCTCAGAGCAGGATACCGATTGGATGCCGGCAGAACCGGGACAAGCTCCAATCAGTCGGTAG
- a CDS encoding efflux RND transporter periplasmic adaptor subunit: MNRFKQHPIVTLGVIIFFALTALVVFRLSSGAKTDTRKARAITVATVAPLKQDLDIRLTYTADITPNQAVNLFSRVDGYIGKIYVDKGDLVKANQLLVEIDHTDYQHAVNQAKANLAAARARVAQQDASVRNTTLTLNRMQALIKDQFVSQQDLDNAQVAYDGAAASLDSLRAQVQQMDVALAQAETNLAYSYIRAPFAGYVAERNLDLGAYVSGATAGTSTTSRGILTLHEIQTVRILIEVVEKDVPLIHLGQKAEVRAEAYPERVFEGTVTRVVQALNRATRTMTVEVDLPNKDHVLKGGMFARVEVLVGSHKNALQIPIDAVSRLEDAQYVYIVRDGKAQRIPVEIGVREENRVEITKGLDGSEQVIVSGKDLVHDGTPVQTQSLSPVKGDG; encoded by the coding sequence ATGAATCGGTTCAAGCAACATCCGATCGTCACCCTCGGGGTCATTATCTTTTTTGCGCTCACGGCCCTCGTGGTGTTTCGCCTCAGCAGCGGCGCGAAGACCGACACCCGCAAGGCCCGGGCCATTACCGTCGCCACGGTGGCGCCGCTCAAGCAGGACCTCGACATCCGGCTCACCTATACCGCCGACATCACCCCCAATCAGGCGGTCAATCTGTTCTCGCGGGTCGACGGCTACATCGGCAAGATCTACGTCGACAAGGGCGACCTCGTGAAAGCCAATCAGCTCCTGGTCGAGATCGACCACACGGACTATCAACATGCCGTCAACCAGGCCAAGGCCAACTTGGCAGCCGCCAGAGCGCGAGTCGCACAGCAGGACGCGAGCGTCCGCAACACCACCCTCACGCTCAATCGGATGCAGGCGCTCATCAAAGATCAATTCGTCTCTCAACAAGATTTGGATAACGCCCAGGTCGCGTACGACGGGGCAGCCGCGTCTCTCGACTCGCTTCGCGCGCAGGTCCAGCAGATGGATGTCGCCCTGGCACAGGCCGAGACGAACCTGGCCTACTCCTACATCCGCGCCCCCTTCGCCGGCTATGTGGCCGAACGCAACCTCGATCTCGGCGCCTACGTCAGCGGAGCGACCGCCGGCACCTCCACCACCTCGCGGGGCATCCTGACTCTCCATGAGATCCAGACGGTCCGCATTTTGATCGAGGTGGTCGAGAAGGACGTGCCGCTCATCCATCTGGGCCAAAAAGCAGAGGTTCGAGCCGAAGCCTATCCCGAGCGCGTCTTCGAAGGCACGGTCACCAGAGTCGTACAGGCGTTGAACCGCGCCACCCGCACGATGACCGTCGAGGTGGATCTCCCGAACAAGGATCATGTCTTGAAGGGCGGCATGTTCGCCCGCGTCGAGGTCCTGGTCGGCAGCCATAAAAACGCGTTACAGATCCCCATCGACGCAGTCAGCCGATTGGAAGATGCCCAATATGTCTATATTGTGCGCGACGGCAAAGCCCAGCGTATTCCGGTGGAAATCGGCGTCCGCGAGGAGAACCGGGTGGAGATCACCAAGGGCCTCGATGGGTCGGAGCAAGTCATCGTTTCCGGAAAAGACCTCGTGCACGATGGGACTCCGGTGCAGACACAATCCCTGAGCCCAGTGAAGGGTGATGGGTGA
- a CDS encoding TetR/AcrR family transcriptional regulator: MRQLPRSIRPSSRERQAGLIAAAASLFAAKGFNGTTTKEIAKAAGVSEALVFKYFPTKRALYAAILAEKVTVNELLEAVEEAAKKRDDHRVFTMIASFRIRPGVDSTLLRLLLFSALEGHELSDMFFGKHHKVFYDHLAAYIRTRIDDGAFRPLDPLLTARAFIGMVVHHRLLHEIFGVPMHQSHEDTVATYVDLFLTGLIKKPAVRTTPGRRSR, from the coding sequence ATGCGCCAACTGCCTCGATCCATACGCCCTTCCAGCAGAGAACGACAGGCCGGACTGATCGCCGCGGCTGCGTCGCTTTTTGCCGCCAAAGGATTTAACGGCACCACGACAAAGGAAATCGCCAAGGCCGCGGGCGTCAGCGAGGCCCTGGTCTTCAAGTATTTCCCGACGAAACGGGCGCTCTACGCCGCGATTCTGGCGGAAAAGGTCACCGTCAACGAACTGCTCGAAGCGGTGGAGGAGGCGGCCAAAAAACGGGACGACCATCGCGTGTTTACGATGATCGCGAGCTTTCGCATTCGCCCTGGGGTCGATTCGACACTCTTACGGCTCCTCTTGTTCAGCGCGCTGGAAGGCCATGAACTCTCCGACATGTTCTTCGGCAAGCACCACAAAGTCTTCTACGACCACCTCGCCGCGTACATTCGCACACGCATCGACGATGGCGCATTTCGGCCGCTCGACCCCCTCCTGACGGCCCGCGCATTCATCGGCATGGTCGTCCACCACCGTCTGCTCCATGAGATATTCGGAGTCCCGATGCATCAGTCCCATGAAGACACTGTCGCCACCTATGTCGATCTCTTTCTCACCGGACTCATCAAGAAACCGGCCGTTCGTACAACGCCGGGGAGGCGTTCCCGATGA
- a CDS encoding PilZ domain-containing protein, translating to MAKRRRSGTDVTTHLPGQTTDRRAAQRVPVQLIVRLSATDHFQHVSHGVAIDLSERGCKISSTEALPLGSFWDLYLTIPETSRPILISEVRVVRSAPLECGIEFLRITARERTRLRHFLWKHMNRSTLSDGPPLFALVDRSSSQRPHLTSLP from the coding sequence ATGGCAAAACGACGGCGGTCAGGAACAGACGTGACGACCCATCTTCCGGGTCAGACCACGGACCGCAGAGCCGCCCAGCGAGTGCCTGTTCAGCTCATCGTTCGCCTTTCAGCAACCGATCACTTCCAGCATGTCAGCCATGGCGTGGCCATTGATCTGTCTGAACGCGGGTGCAAAATCTCCAGCACGGAGGCGTTGCCCCTCGGAAGCTTCTGGGATCTCTACCTGACCATCCCTGAGACCTCCCGCCCAATTCTCATTTCTGAAGTTCGGGTCGTCCGGTCCGCACCACTCGAATGCGGAATCGAGTTTCTTCGCATCACGGCTCGAGAGCGGACCAGGCTCCGCCATTTCCTCTGGAAACATATGAACCGCTCCACGCTCAGCGACGGCCCCCCCTTATTTGCTCTCGTTGACCGTTCGAGCTCACAACGGCCACACCTCACCTCCCTCCCTTAG
- a CDS encoding PilZ domain-containing protein, whose product MTHTPVASERRLQSPGETVNRRDRSRAPMEFSLMYSSQHRSGEILMGDGSVTDLSYLGLGIRGNTVVMPGMELALFLYLPDGKDPLFVMETKVAWTSGRQFGVEIMDMGLREGNRLRHFLCSTLTHSE is encoded by the coding sequence ATGACGCACACACCAGTCGCATCTGAGCGTAGGCTTCAGTCTCCGGGGGAAACGGTCAATAGGAGGGACCGCTCACGAGCCCCGATGGAGTTCAGCTTGATGTACTCGTCCCAACACCGTTCAGGCGAGATCCTCATGGGCGATGGCAGCGTCACGGATCTTTCATATCTTGGACTCGGTATTCGCGGAAACACCGTCGTCATGCCTGGGATGGAACTGGCACTGTTCCTCTACCTCCCCGACGGGAAAGACCCGCTGTTCGTGATGGAGACGAAGGTCGCCTGGACCTCAGGCCGTCAATTTGGAGTCGAGATCATGGACATGGGCCTACGGGAAGGCAACCGACTCCGTCACTTCCTGTGCTCGACTCTTACACATTCTGAGTAG
- a CDS encoding PilZ domain-containing protein: MNTASSISTVAEYPGQSDRRHKSRTPTIFTLLYSGMDSGQMLIADGVVTNLSANGIGIRGNRSVTLGMELALFVDIPGVEEPLCVAQSRVSWVEGRRFGVELGAMKLENMNHLRLFLWDHNSPSNNQDGNN, translated from the coding sequence ATGAACACCGCCTCTTCCATCTCTACAGTCGCCGAATATCCAGGTCAATCAGACCGTCGGCACAAGAGCCGCACCCCGACGATCTTCACCTTGCTCTACTCCGGCATGGACTCCGGCCAGATGCTGATCGCCGACGGCGTCGTGACCAACCTCTCGGCGAACGGAATCGGCATTCGCGGGAATCGCTCAGTCACACTCGGCATGGAACTGGCCCTCTTTGTCGATATTCCCGGAGTGGAGGAGCCCCTCTGTGTGGCTCAGAGCCGGGTCTCCTGGGTCGAGGGACGGCGATTTGGAGTCGAGCTGGGAGCCATGAAGTTGGAGAACATGAATCATCTTCGATTGTTCTTGTGGGATCACAACAGCCCGTCAAACAACCAGGACGGCAACAACTGA
- a CDS encoding PilZ domain-containing protein, producing the protein MKLSHSAVRSTHQKAHSLLDRRYAERVPIGYRISYSGTEGARIVTGEGILKDLSKTGCKILGAPMSSLGSSLTLHLYLEDGQVPLCLTDVSISWIERASFSVRFPKLSAEERKRIQEVIWKHVRLSSLDNRRTAFRII; encoded by the coding sequence ACCAGAAAGCCCATTCGCTCTTGGATCGGCGCTATGCCGAGCGAGTGCCGATCGGGTATCGAATCAGCTACTCCGGGACAGAAGGCGCGCGAATCGTCACAGGCGAAGGAATCCTGAAAGACCTCTCCAAAACAGGCTGCAAAATCCTGGGCGCGCCCATGAGCTCGCTGGGAAGCAGCCTCACCCTGCACCTCTACCTCGAGGATGGGCAGGTGCCCCTGTGCCTCACGGACGTCTCCATCTCCTGGATCGAAAGAGCCTCCTTTTCCGTTAGATTCCCCAAATTGTCGGCAGAGGAACGGAAACGCATACAGGAAGTGATCTGGAAGCATGTCCGACTGTCATCTTTGGACAATCGACGAACGGCATTTCGCATTATCTAG